In one Corythoichthys intestinalis isolate RoL2023-P3 chromosome 16, ASM3026506v1, whole genome shotgun sequence genomic region, the following are encoded:
- the LOC130931819 gene encoding uncharacterized protein LOC130931819 isoform X2, whose amino-acid sequence MPSVKRGRPPVRRSSSGSMRERKCLKSVHHHSPPSSQADSINQSGVGDVASPLKNSTMDFDQDQISPDSSSSLLTNKNSGGRLCVLAASKKNNGSRCYNKKQYCLYCKLGVVKFARHLERAHSDESEVAQAFAFNKGSKERRLHLEQLRNRGNFAHNVDVLNSGVGNLVPRKQPRHDSNAQDFLHCAYCQGFFARKLLWKHMAICKLRPCEPHRPGKTRVQALCAFSTLAPPDVKQDLWKLLSNMVQDDVSSAVKKDICILEYGDHLYNRLGHDPDKHEYIRQKLRELGRLLLCSRKTTSMKTIQEHIQPSNFMNVVQAVKELAGYDGRTGAYKRPSLALKIGYSLTKISMLVESRANLQKDYSAAKEARTFRKVYETRWNENISAASLRTLHESRWNQPQLLPFTKDVQTLHCYLDEKQKHFSAKLSTEISAQSWSQLAKVTLTQVILFNRRRAGEVSKMPMTAYLSNTTTDLQDDILEALTSLEKKLCQHFRRIEIRGKRGRKVPVLLTPAMQHTLDLLTSKRQECGVPQENGYLFARPFALTCYRGSDSLRYYAQACGAKSPKSLTSTKLRKQTGTLSQVLNLSNTELDQLAGFLGHDIRVHRQFYRLPEGTLQLAKISKVLLALEKGRLKDFKGKSLDDISIDPEESNVTPNERDDPSELHVDGPSPQQIPKPQSTKRKQKSPKKGKGRQPVKKKPWKKEEVLAVEKHMMSFITTCRVPRKSDCEDCLKKEKVALKNRNWSAVKFYIKNRITALKRRV is encoded by the exons ATGCCATCTGTTAAAAGAGGGCGTCCACCTGTTAGGAGGAGTAGCTCTGGTTCGATGCGTGAAAGGAAATGTTTGAAAAGTGTGCATCATCACTCCCCACCATCCAGTCAGGCTGACTCAATAAACCAGAGTGGAGTAGGTGATGTTGCTTCTCCTTTAAAGAATTCAACGATGGATTTTGACCAGGACCAAATTTCTCCTGATAGTTCCTCTTCTCTTCTTACAAATAAAAATTCTGGTGGTCGACTTTGCGTACTTGctgcaagcaaaaaaaacaacgggTCAAGATGTTACAATAAGAAACAGTACTGTTTGTACTGCAAGCTGGGAGTTGTAAAATTTGCGAGGCATCTAGAGCGGGCACATTCAGATGAGTCAGAGGTTGCACAGGCTTTTGCTTTCAACAAAGGCTCCAAAGAAAGGCGGCTCCATCTGGAACAGCTGAGAAACAGGGGTAACTTTGCCCACAATGTTGATGTCCTAAATTCTGGGGTGGGTAACCTTGTTCCTCGCAAGCAGCCAAGACATGATTCAAATGCACAGGATTTCTTACATTGTGCCTATTGTCAAGGATTTTTCGCCAGAAAACTCCTTTGGAAACACATGGCAATTTGCAAGCTGAGGCCCTGTGAACCTCACAGGCCAGGTAAAACCCGTGTCCAGGCTCTGTGTGCATTTAGTACGCTTGCTCCACCTGATGTCAAGCAGGACTTATGGAAACTGTTAAGCAACATGGTCCAAGATGATGTTTCATCAGCAGTTAAAAAAGACATCTGTATCTTGGAGTACGGTGACCATCTTTACAACCGACTGGGGCATGATCCAGACAAACATGAATATATTAGGCAGAAATTAAGAGAACTTGGACGACTTCTGCTTTGTTCTAGAAAAACGACTTCAATGAAGACAATACAAGAACACATTCAACCATCCAATTTCATGAATGTTGTCCAGGCTGTAAAAGAGCTGGCAGGCTATGATGGCAGAACCGGTGCTTACAAGCGTCCAAGTCTTGCTCTCAAAATTGGATACAGCCTTACGAAGATATCAATGCTTGTTGAAAGTCGTGCCAATTTACAAAAAGACTACAGTGCTGCCAAAGAAGCTCGCACATTTCGCAAAGTGTATGAAACACGCtggaacgaaaatatttcagctGCATCGCTGAGGACACTGCACGAATCCAGGTGGAACCAGCCTCAACTACTTCCTTTCACCAAGGATGTCCAAACCCTCCACTGTTATTTGGATGAGAAACAGAAGCATTTCAGCGCTAAACTATCAACCGAGATCTCCGCTCAGTCGTGGTCACAGCTGGCCAAGGTCACATTGACGCAGGTCATTCTTTTTAACCGACGAAGAGCTGGAGAGGTGTCTAAGATGCCAATGACTGCATACTTGTCTAACACTACTACAGACCTTCAGGATGACATTTTGGAAGCCCTGACATCTCTTGAAAAGAAACTATGCCAACATTTCAGACGGATCGAGATCAGGGGGAAAAGAGGAAGAAAGGTTCCTGTGCTTCTAACCCCAGCAATGCAGCACACCTTGGACTTACTTACCAGCAAACGGCAAGAATGTGGGGTTCCTCAGGAAAATGGATACCTGTTTGCAAGACCATTTGCTTTGACGTGCTACAGAGGTTCTGACTCTCTAAGATATTATGCCCAGGCCTGTGGCGCAAAAAGTCCCAAGAGTCTCACCTCAACAAAGCTTCGCAAACAAACAGGAACTCTCTCACAAGTTCTGAACCTTAGCAACACGGAGTTGGACCAGCTAGCTGGTTTCCTTGGTCACGATATAAGAGTACATCGGCAGTTTTACAGGCTTCCTGAGGGTACTCTCCAGCTTGCTAAAATAAGCAAAGTACTTCTGGCCCTGGAAAAAGGACGTCTGAAGGATTTCAAGGGCAAGTCCTTGGATGACATAAGCATTGATCCTGAgg agAGTAACGTGACCCCTAATGAAAGAGATGATCCATCAGAATTGCACGTTGATGGACCATCTCCTCAGCAGATACCCAAACCTCAGTCCACCAAACGGAAACAAAAGTCacccaaaaaaggaaaag GTCGACAACCGGTTAAAAAGAAGCCATGGAAGAAAGAGGAGGTCCTGGCTGTTGAGAAGCATATGATGTCATTCATCACTACCTGCCGTGTTCCACGGAAGAGCGACTGCGAGGACTgccttaaaaaggaaaaagtagcACTCAAAAACaggaattggtcagcagtaaaattttacattaaaaacaggATCACAGCTCTCAAAAGGAGAGTTTAG
- the LOC130931819 gene encoding uncharacterized protein LOC130931819 isoform X1, which translates to MPSVKRGRPPVRRSSSGSMRERKCLKSVHHHSPPSSQADSINQSGVGDVASPLKNSTMDFDQDQISPDSSSSLLTNKNSGGRLCVLAASKKNNGSRCYNKKQYCLYCKLGVVKFARHLERAHSDESEVAQAFAFNKGSKERRLHLEQLRNRGNFAHNVDVLNSGVGNLVPRKQPRHDSNAQDFLHCAYCQGFFARKLLWKHMAICKLRPCEPHRPGKTRVQALCAFSTLAPPDVKQDLWKLLSNMVQDDVSSAVKKDICILEYGDHLYNRLGHDPDKHEYIRQKLRELGRLLLCSRKTTSMKTIQEHIQPSNFMNVVQAVKELAGYDGRTGAYKRPSLALKIGYSLTKISMLVESRANLQKDYSAAKEARTFRKVYETRWNENISAASLRTLHESRWNQPQLLPFTKDVQTLHCYLDEKQKHFSAKLSTEISAQSWSQLAKVTLTQVILFNRRRAGEVSKMPMTAYLSNTTTDLQDDILEALTSLEKKLCQHFRRIEIRGKRGRKVPVLLTPAMQHTLDLLTSKRQECGVPQENGYLFARPFALTCYRGSDSLRYYAQACGAKSPKSLTSTKLRKQTGTLSQVLNLSNTELDQLAGFLGHDIRVHRQFYRLPEGTLQLAKISKVLLALEKGRLKDFKGKSLDDISIDPEENVHTDSDSNSDPESEPDEACRSTTEESNVTPNERDDPSELHVDGPSPQQIPKPQSTKRKQKSPKKGKGRQPVKKKPWKKEEVLAVEKHMMSFITTCRVPRKSDCEDCLKKEKVALKNRNWSAVKFYIKNRITALKRRV; encoded by the exons ATGCCATCTGTTAAAAGAGGGCGTCCACCTGTTAGGAGGAGTAGCTCTGGTTCGATGCGTGAAAGGAAATGTTTGAAAAGTGTGCATCATCACTCCCCACCATCCAGTCAGGCTGACTCAATAAACCAGAGTGGAGTAGGTGATGTTGCTTCTCCTTTAAAGAATTCAACGATGGATTTTGACCAGGACCAAATTTCTCCTGATAGTTCCTCTTCTCTTCTTACAAATAAAAATTCTGGTGGTCGACTTTGCGTACTTGctgcaagcaaaaaaaacaacgggTCAAGATGTTACAATAAGAAACAGTACTGTTTGTACTGCAAGCTGGGAGTTGTAAAATTTGCGAGGCATCTAGAGCGGGCACATTCAGATGAGTCAGAGGTTGCACAGGCTTTTGCTTTCAACAAAGGCTCCAAAGAAAGGCGGCTCCATCTGGAACAGCTGAGAAACAGGGGTAACTTTGCCCACAATGTTGATGTCCTAAATTCTGGGGTGGGTAACCTTGTTCCTCGCAAGCAGCCAAGACATGATTCAAATGCACAGGATTTCTTACATTGTGCCTATTGTCAAGGATTTTTCGCCAGAAAACTCCTTTGGAAACACATGGCAATTTGCAAGCTGAGGCCCTGTGAACCTCACAGGCCAGGTAAAACCCGTGTCCAGGCTCTGTGTGCATTTAGTACGCTTGCTCCACCTGATGTCAAGCAGGACTTATGGAAACTGTTAAGCAACATGGTCCAAGATGATGTTTCATCAGCAGTTAAAAAAGACATCTGTATCTTGGAGTACGGTGACCATCTTTACAACCGACTGGGGCATGATCCAGACAAACATGAATATATTAGGCAGAAATTAAGAGAACTTGGACGACTTCTGCTTTGTTCTAGAAAAACGACTTCAATGAAGACAATACAAGAACACATTCAACCATCCAATTTCATGAATGTTGTCCAGGCTGTAAAAGAGCTGGCAGGCTATGATGGCAGAACCGGTGCTTACAAGCGTCCAAGTCTTGCTCTCAAAATTGGATACAGCCTTACGAAGATATCAATGCTTGTTGAAAGTCGTGCCAATTTACAAAAAGACTACAGTGCTGCCAAAGAAGCTCGCACATTTCGCAAAGTGTATGAAACACGCtggaacgaaaatatttcagctGCATCGCTGAGGACACTGCACGAATCCAGGTGGAACCAGCCTCAACTACTTCCTTTCACCAAGGATGTCCAAACCCTCCACTGTTATTTGGATGAGAAACAGAAGCATTTCAGCGCTAAACTATCAACCGAGATCTCCGCTCAGTCGTGGTCACAGCTGGCCAAGGTCACATTGACGCAGGTCATTCTTTTTAACCGACGAAGAGCTGGAGAGGTGTCTAAGATGCCAATGACTGCATACTTGTCTAACACTACTACAGACCTTCAGGATGACATTTTGGAAGCCCTGACATCTCTTGAAAAGAAACTATGCCAACATTTCAGACGGATCGAGATCAGGGGGAAAAGAGGAAGAAAGGTTCCTGTGCTTCTAACCCCAGCAATGCAGCACACCTTGGACTTACTTACCAGCAAACGGCAAGAATGTGGGGTTCCTCAGGAAAATGGATACCTGTTTGCAAGACCATTTGCTTTGACGTGCTACAGAGGTTCTGACTCTCTAAGATATTATGCCCAGGCCTGTGGCGCAAAAAGTCCCAAGAGTCTCACCTCAACAAAGCTTCGCAAACAAACAGGAACTCTCTCACAAGTTCTGAACCTTAGCAACACGGAGTTGGACCAGCTAGCTGGTTTCCTTGGTCACGATATAAGAGTACATCGGCAGTTTTACAGGCTTCCTGAGGGTACTCTCCAGCTTGCTAAAATAAGCAAAGTACTTCTGGCCCTGGAAAAAGGACGTCTGAAGGATTTCAAGGGCAAGTCCTTGGATGACATAAGCATTGATCCTGAgg AGAATGTGCACACTGATAGTGATTCTAACAGTGACCCTGAAAGCGAACCTGATGAAGCGTGCAGGTCAACGACTGAAG agAGTAACGTGACCCCTAATGAAAGAGATGATCCATCAGAATTGCACGTTGATGGACCATCTCCTCAGCAGATACCCAAACCTCAGTCCACCAAACGGAAACAAAAGTCacccaaaaaaggaaaag GTCGACAACCGGTTAAAAAGAAGCCATGGAAGAAAGAGGAGGTCCTGGCTGTTGAGAAGCATATGATGTCATTCATCACTACCTGCCGTGTTCCACGGAAGAGCGACTGCGAGGACTgccttaaaaaggaaaaagtagcACTCAAAAACaggaattggtcagcagtaaaattttacattaaaaacaggATCACAGCTCTCAAAAGGAGAGTTTAG